A stretch of the Aphis gossypii isolate Hap1 chromosome 2, ASM2018417v2, whole genome shotgun sequence genome encodes the following:
- the LOC114131128 gene encoding sialin-like, translating into MRATVSLWFLVFAGFACNYMIRINLNIAIVNMTTAKSRGRSVLMCGDSVVSSNLTVGKDLVVKKTEFEWNDSERASVLGSFYWLHWALQLPGGLLARQFGAKRVFGLSNLFMFVMSLLMPVLARWDIKGLILARVLQGFVGGMAWPSVHHLTAHWVPPNKRSKFITAYFGSSIGVALTFPFCGFILEKWGWSYVFYTTGVIGIVWFLAWWMFVYDTPSQHPYISQVELMHITSSLTDVVSTAKLPIPWKSVLTCVPFWIALSIQWSTGWALHTLMTQTPTYLVLMFGWNPEKIGLWSGIPHFTRFVFSLCLSFVIDSLMATGQYSRTCVRKISTTICTVVQALLIVAIVYSGCDPILVNGFLLLAMTASGASTSGPLSIMVDLSPNFASVLQGFSGIIGVIPGMISPFVLSYFTNDNNTLEAWQHFFALSGVLIAIPGLLYNFIGSSELQPWNSPIPAADPESTNGNANAKK; encoded by the exons ATGAGAG CTACCGTTTCACTATGGTTCTTGGTGTTCGCCGGTTTCGCGTGCAACTACATGATACGTATCAATCTTAACATTGCCATAGTCAACATGACCACGGCAAAGAGCAGAGGTCGGAGTGTACTGATGTGTGGCGATTCAGTGGTCAGTTCAAATTTAACCGTTGGAAAGGATTTAGTCGTCAAAAAA acaGAATTCGAATGGAACGACAGTGAACGGGCCAGCGTACTCGGATCGTTTTATTGGTTACATTGGGCGTTACAGTTACCTGGAGGGTTGCTCGCACGACAATTTGGGGCTAAGCGGGTTTTTGGTTTAAGTAATTTGTTCATGTTCGTCATGTCACTACTGATGCCGGTCCTCGCCCGGTGGGACATAAAAGGACTCATCTTGGCTCGAGTGTTACAAGGGTTTGTCGGG ggtATGGCGTGGCCATCGGTACATCATCTAACCGCGCATTGGGTGCCGCCGAACAAGAGGAGCAAATTCATTACTGCCTATTTtg gcAGTTCGATCGGAGTGGCTCTTACGTTCCCGTTCTGCGGATTCATACTGGAGAAATGGGGCTGGTCGTACGTGTTCTATACCACAGGGGTGATCGGTATAGTATGGTTTTTGGCATGGTGGATGTTCGTGTATGATACACCCTCGCAACATCCTTACATATCTCAAGTTGAACTTATGCACATCACTAGTAGCCTTACCGACGTGGTGTCCACTGcaaag TTACCAATACCGTGGAAGTCCGTGTTGACGTGCGTACCATTTTGGATCGCACTGTCTATCCAGTGGAGTACCGGGTGGGCTCTGCACACGCTCATGACGCAAACCCCTACCTATCTGGTATTAATGTTCGGGTGGAATCCGgaaaag ATCGGTCTTTGGTCCGGCATACCTCATTTCACCCGTTTCGTGTTCTCGCTGTGCCTGTCATTCGTCATCGACTCGCTCATGGCCACCGGCCAATACAGCCGCACTTGCGTGCGTAAAATATCGACCACTATTTGTACGGTGGTGCAAGCCCTCCTCATCGTGGCCATAGTGTATTCGGGTTGCGACCCGATTTTGGTCAACGGATTCTTACTACTGGCCATGACAGCCAGCGGTGCTTCTACTTCAGGACCGCTGTCCATAATGGTCGACCTGTCGCCGAATTTCGCCA gCGTGCTCCAAGGATTTAGCGGTATTATTGGAGTCATCCCGGGTATGATATCGCCGTTTGTGCTATCTTATTTCACGAACGACAAC AATACGCTCGAAGCGTGGCAACACTTTTTCGCCTTGAGCGGGGTGTTAATAGCCATCCCGGGACTCTTGTACAATTTCATCGGCTCTAGCGAACTTCAGCCATGGAATAGTCCTATTCCGGCGGCTGATCCTGAATCGACCAACGGCAACGCTAATgccaaaaaatga
- the LOC114131129 gene encoding glucoside xylosyltransferase 1, whose amino-acid sequence MVKMKLSCLFLCVIGFSIITLLCLYLPDKPIAYNISRMSALNASILLGSQSVQLFQTKKNEEVVIAVVICGNRTSEALVMIKSAIVFRGNSDLRIVVIAEKNIQQEFDETLRDWRLLTNDSFSYEIHSIIFPKEHSDEWRKLFQPCASERLFLPSVLNHLDSILYVDTDTLFLSNVEDVWKHFALMNSSQLAAMVPEHEDLNVGWYNRFANHPYYGKLGLNSGVMLMNLTRMREFDWISRLAPVLEKYRLYLTWGDQDIINVIFHDHPDKVYVYPCRYNYRSDHCMYMSNCKSAEEDGVAVLHGSRSTFQTNKQPAFRALFTAMSQYQLGSDPVKYLLEASASLLNETTSTNCGHLAPIFTHNMRLMFQTV is encoded by the exons ATGGTTAAAATGAAGTTGTCATGTCTCTTTCTGTGCGTTATCGGGTTCTCGATCATTACATTGCTGTGCTTGTATCTCCCCGACAAGCCAATAGCGTACAACATTAGTAGGATGTCAGCACTCAATGCCAGTATATTACTTGGCAGCCAATCAGTTCAATTGTTTCAGACCAA GAAAAATGAAGAAGTAGTCATAGCTGTTGTGATTTGTGGAAATCGTACATCTGAAGCACTAGTTATGATTAAATCAGCAATTGTCTTTCGAGGTAATTCAGATCTGAGAATTGTCGTGATTGCTGAAAAGAACATTCAACAAGAATTTGATGAAACT TTACGAGATTGGAGACTATTGACTAATGATTCATTTTCATACGAGattcatagtattatttttcccAAAGAACACTCTGATGAATGGAGAAAATTATTTCAGCCATGTGCATCTGAACGTCTTTTTTTGCca tcaGTTTTAAATCATTTGGACTCAATTCTCTATGTCGATACTGATACATTATTCTTAAGCAACGTGGAAGATGTATGGAAACATTTTGCTCTAATGAATTCTTCCCAGTTGGCTGCAATGGTACCTGAACACGAGGACTTGAATGTTGGGTGGTACAATAGATTTGCCAATCATCCATATTATGGAAAATTAG GATTGAATTCGGGTGTAATGTTAATGAATCTCACACGTATGAGAGAATTTGATTGGATAAGTCGACTTGCGCctgttttagaaaaatatagacTATATCTTACTTGGGGAGatcaagatattataaatgttatttttcatgatCATCCAG ATAAGGTTTATGTATACCCATGTCGATATAATTATCGTTCTGACCATTGCATGTATATGAGTAACTGCAAGTCAGCTGAAGAGGATGGAGTGGCAGTACTTCATGGATCTCGTTCTACAtttcaaacaaacaaacagCCTGCATTCCGAGCATTATTTACTGCCATGTCCCAA tatcaACTTGGTAGTGATCCAGTTAAATATCTCTTGGAGGCATCTGCCAGTCTACTGAATGAGACTACGTCAACAAATTGTGGGCATCTTGCTCCCATATTTACTCATAATATGAGACTTATGTTTCAAACAGTATGA